One Verrucomicrobiia bacterium DNA segment encodes these proteins:
- the purM gene encoding phosphoribosylformylglycinamidine cyclo-ligase yields MKSWTYEKAGVPHLKGDPSYNRKITSLIHSTRIPGVLGSATGFASLFDVKKSGVRDPLLVTSTDGVGTKLEIARARHKHDTIGVDLVAMCVNDIITCGAQPIIFLDYFATGKFEAPVMAEVLKGIVNGCRQAGCALTGGETAIMPGFYQSHNGSSQYDVAGFSVGVVDRSRIITGNRIEEGDLLLGLASTGFHSNGYSLLRRLFSAKQLRGEAGKKLLTPTRIYVKPVLRLLRSVPIAGIVNITGGGMIDNLPRVIPQGLGAEIDPLSWPRPKLFQWVQDSGNIPSFEMFRTFNMGIGMVLVLKPRALPAARRILQAQKLPSWVIGTIRRTKGEDPRVRILF; encoded by the coding sequence ATGAAATCCTGGACTTATGAAAAGGCGGGCGTCCCTCACTTGAAAGGGGACCCGTCGTACAACCGCAAGATCACAAGCCTCATCCATTCCACCCGCATTCCCGGCGTGCTCGGAAGCGCCACGGGATTTGCCTCGCTCTTCGACGTGAAAAAATCAGGCGTCCGCGACCCGCTGCTGGTGACGTCCACCGACGGCGTGGGAACCAAGCTCGAGATCGCGCGCGCGCGGCACAAGCACGACACGATCGGCGTCGACCTCGTGGCCATGTGCGTCAATGACATCATCACCTGCGGCGCCCAGCCCATTATCTTCCTCGATTACTTTGCCACCGGAAAATTCGAAGCTCCGGTCATGGCCGAAGTCCTGAAGGGCATTGTGAACGGCTGCCGCCAGGCCGGCTGCGCGCTCACCGGCGGCGAGACCGCGATCATGCCTGGCTTTTACCAGTCGCACAACGGCTCGTCGCAGTATGATGTCGCGGGCTTCTCCGTCGGCGTCGTGGACCGCAGCCGCATCATCACCGGGAACAGGATCGAAGAAGGAGATTTGCTCCTCGGGCTTGCATCCACGGGATTTCATTCGAACGGCTATTCGCTCCTCCGCAGACTTTTCTCCGCCAAGCAGCTGCGCGGCGAAGCCGGAAAAAAACTCCTGACGCCTACGCGGATTTACGTGAAGCCTGTCCTCCGGCTTCTGCGGTCTGTCCCCATCGCCGGCATCGTGAACATCACCGGCGGCGGCATGATCGACAACCTGCCGCGCGTCATCCCTCAAGGCCTCGGCGCGGAGATCGATCCGCTGTCCTGGCCGCGGCCAAAGTTGTTCCAATGGGTCCAGGATTCTGGTAACATACCGTCTTTTGAAATGTTTAGAACTTTTAATATGGGCATCGGGATGGTCCTTGTCCTGAAGCCTCGTGCCTTACCCGCCGCCCGGCGCATCCTGCAGGCCCAGAAGCTTCCCTCCTGGGTCATTGGGACAATCCGGCGCACCAAGGGCGAGGACCCCCGGGTCCGTATCCTTTTCTGA
- a CDS encoding phosphoribosylamine--glycine ligase N-terminal domain-containing protein, whose product MKVLVIGSGGREHALAWKLAQSPLLKKLYAAPGNAGISQIAECVPLAANDLDGLLKFAKKEKIDLTVVGPEVPLVAGITNRFQDEGLKVFGPSR is encoded by the coding sequence ATGAAAGTCCTTGTGATTGGTTCAGGCGGCAGGGAGCATGCGCTGGCCTGGAAGCTTGCCCAAAGCCCTCTATTAAAGAAGCTCTATGCCGCGCCTGGAAATGCCGGCATCTCCCAGATTGCCGAATGCGTCCCTCTGGCCGCGAATGACCTGGACGGCCTCCTCAAATTCGCCAAGAAGGAAAAAATCGATCTCACGGTGGTCGGCCCGGAAGTCCCGCTGGTCGCCGGCATCACGAACCGTTTCCAGGACGAAGGGCTCAAAGTCTTCGGCCCGTCGCG